One window of Nicotiana tomentosiformis chromosome 11, ASM39032v3, whole genome shotgun sequence genomic DNA carries:
- the LOC104086578 gene encoding protein NLP7-like isoform X2 codes for MPIELKFSYRKRGDGINRWVFWTQHNGDELNQVKSLFPVLRDSTQPDTNGDSQLNRLTIKNLVELLDVQGTCLIQFWAPIRINSGKTFLTTADQPFAFNGKIHEGLWAYRRVSLLTIASVDSTEIDETKRVHVHGRPARVFRSGMPEFSPHVRYYYMDEYPLRNFAMCLGVGSYWTLPVFESSGDRCIGVLEYAFEANVGLDLYSTLDCLINNHRILKTMGLALIPSWLACSQEIQEVWEQELAKVKEALEVTCKTHRLLFAQTWISVLDSSRTQMLITSPPTKYWSEEITSLEFLAVSDLHHVRIGQGLVGKVLSSKGSCFCRDITQLSIDFYPFVPIARCAGFTACFAIFVRLNSACHMVLEFFLPNDETLDRNPQSFLSKLLATIREQLPSFFLDSGPSLFVEVIRTAPVDELDSFEISQLQQGVRSKGNEKMVLFDSLNQDSADLGPSSSTDIGAHHMEIAKDTPDNGEETVLPDSAHKQGVEEADAMDKEKSSVDFILATSFAVSEKKLQQNLSTDKASLDEKLDSFEIGHRQLPSMVQYDTINQIFGFDPSSSSDLEEIITADYGRDTQLNLQSKKRGESTQPDLAHQQRVEEADVGDKRRHSVHVEENANSHNCPEKHKRIKRIEKEYGISRSVLEEQFGKKLSDAAKSLGVARSTLKRMCRDYDIYRWPRSKSANDVCSLSENKPVKRVENQTGNSSREDLQLPHAGLSNGMDTTTTLTQRKKPTATFQSDNAMSVKVTYKDVTIRFPFSLSSGKIDLETEVEKRLKLVLIGSYSIKYEDEDNDWIAITCDSDLEYGMHTLRSLGRTTMKMLVEPLN; via the exons ATGCCTATTGAACTGAAATTTTCTTACAGAAAACGAGGTGATGGCATTAATCGGTGGGTTTTTTGGACTCAGCATAATGGTGATGAGTTGAACCAAGTTAAATCCCTCTTTCCAGTTCTCA GAGATTCTACTCAACCTGATACAAATGGTGACAGTCAATTGAACAGATTGACAATCAAGAATCTAGTCGAGCTTCTTGATGTTCAAGGTACTTGTTTGATTCAATTTTGGGCACCTATAAGGATTAACAGTGGGAAGACTTTCTTAACAACAGCAGACCAGCCTTTTGCTTTTAATGGCAAGATTCACGAGGGTCTGTGGGCGTACAGGCGCGTATCTCTTCTCACAATAGCGTCCGTGGACTCCACAGAGATCGATGAAACTAAACGCGTCCATGTTCATGGCCGTCCAGCGCGCGTCTTCAGAAGTGGAATGCCTGAATTCAGCCCTCATGTCAGATACTATTACATGGATGAATACCCTTTGCGCAATTTCGCAATGTGTTTGGGAGTAGGTAGCTATTGGACTTTGCCAGTGTTTGAGAGTTCAGGTGACCGTTGCATTGGCGTACTGGAATATGCTTTCGAAGCAAATGTAGGTCTTGATCTTTACTCTACCTTAGACTGTCTCATCAACAATCACAGAATACTTAAG ACAATGGGTCTAGCTCTCATTCCTTCATGGTTAGCATGCTCGCAAGAG ATACAAGAAGTATGGGAGCAAGAACTTGCTAAAGTAAAGGAGGCCTTGGAAGTAACATGTAAGACTCACAGGTTACTCTTTGCTCAAACTTGGATTTCTGTGCTTGATTCAAGTAGAACACAAATGTTGATCACCTCGCCCCCAACCAAATATTGGAGTGAAGAGATAACGTCTCTTGAATTTTTGGCTGTTAGTGACCTACATCATGTACGGATTGGTCAAGGATTGGTTGGAAAAGTGCTTTCATCAAAGGGTTCATGTTTTTGCAGAGATATAACTCAATTGAGCATAGATTTTTACCCCTTCGTACCAATTGCACGCTGTGCTGGATTTACCGCCTGTTTTGCAATTTTTGTGAGACTGAATAGTGCATGCCACATGGTACTAGAATTCTTTTTACCTAATGATGAGACGCTCGATAGAAATCCACAAAGTTTCTTGAGCAAGCTATTAGCCACAATTCGAGAGCAACTTCCGAGCTTTTTCCTTGATTCAGGACCAAGCCTGTTTGTTGAGGTTATCAGAACTGCTCCTGTTGATGAGCTTGATTCCTTTGAGATAAGCCAACTACAACAAGGGGTTCGATCAAAGGGAAACGAAAAGATGGTGCTTTTTGATTCGTTGAATCAAGATTCCGCTGATTTAGGACCTTCGAGTTCAACTGACATAGGAGCTCATCACATGGAAATTGCAAAGGATACTCCTGATAACGGAGAAGAAACTGTGCTGCCAGATTCAGCACACAAACAAGGAGTTGAGGAAGCTGATGCAATGGACAAAGAAAAGAGTTCTGTAGATTTCATACTTGCAACATCATTTGCTGTTTCAGAGAAAAAATTGCAGCAAAACTTGTCTACTGATAAAGCTTCGCTTGATGAAAAACTTGATTCCTTCGAAATAGGCCATCGTCAACTTCCCTCGATGGTACAATATGACACCATCAATCAAATATTTGGTTTTGATCCTTCAAGTTCATCTGATTTAGAAGAAATTATAACTGCGGATTATGGACGTGATACTCAATTGAATCTTCAGTCAAAGAAGAGAGGAGAAAGTACACAGCCAGATTTGGCACATCAGCAGAGAGTGGAGGAAGCTGATGTAGGCGACAAACGAAGGCATTCTGTGCACGTCGAAGAGAATGCAAATTCCCATAATTGTCCAGAGAAACATAAAAGGATAAAGAGGATAGAAAAGGAGTATGGTATTAGTCGTAGTGTTCTAGAAGAACAATTTGGAAAGAAACTTTCTGATGCTGCAAAGAGTTTAGGAG TTGCTCGAAGTACCTTGAAGCGGATGTGCAGAGACTACGATATATACAGGTGGCCACGTAGTAAGTCTGCAAATGATGTATGCTCGCTTTCTGAAAACAAACCAGTAAAAAGAGTTGAAAACCAGACGGGGAATTCCAGTCGAGAAGACCTGCAGCTACCACATGCTGGTCTGTCTAATGGAATGGATACAACTACGACGTTGACTCAGAGGAAGAAACCTACGGCTACATTTCAGAGTGACAACGCCATGAGCGTAAAGGTAACTTACAAAGATGTGACTATAAGGTTTCCGTTCTCTCTTTCATCGGGGAAAATTGATTTGGAAACAGAAGTTGAAAAGAGATTGAAATTAGTACTTATTGGAAGTTATTCTATCAAGTATGAAGATGAAGATAACGATTGGATTGCAATAACTTGCGATTCAGATTTAGAGTATGGAATGCACACTTTAAGATCATTAGGAAGAACTACAATGAAGATGTTGGTTGAGCCCTTGAATTGA
- the LOC104086578 gene encoding protein NLP7-like isoform X1, whose translation MPIELKFSYRKRGDGINRWVFWTQHNGDELNQVKSLFPVLRGYEFEPWKQPPVEMQGDSTQPDTNGDSQLNRLTIKNLVELLDVQGTCLIQFWAPIRINSGKTFLTTADQPFAFNGKIHEGLWAYRRVSLLTIASVDSTEIDETKRVHVHGRPARVFRSGMPEFSPHVRYYYMDEYPLRNFAMCLGVGSYWTLPVFESSGDRCIGVLEYAFEANVGLDLYSTLDCLINNHRILKTMGLALIPSWLACSQEIQEVWEQELAKVKEALEVTCKTHRLLFAQTWISVLDSSRTQMLITSPPTKYWSEEITSLEFLAVSDLHHVRIGQGLVGKVLSSKGSCFCRDITQLSIDFYPFVPIARCAGFTACFAIFVRLNSACHMVLEFFLPNDETLDRNPQSFLSKLLATIREQLPSFFLDSGPSLFVEVIRTAPVDELDSFEISQLQQGVRSKGNEKMVLFDSLNQDSADLGPSSSTDIGAHHMEIAKDTPDNGEETVLPDSAHKQGVEEADAMDKEKSSVDFILATSFAVSEKKLQQNLSTDKASLDEKLDSFEIGHRQLPSMVQYDTINQIFGFDPSSSSDLEEIITADYGRDTQLNLQSKKRGESTQPDLAHQQRVEEADVGDKRRHSVHVEENANSHNCPEKHKRIKRIEKEYGISRSVLEEQFGKKLSDAAKSLGVARSTLKRMCRDYDIYRWPRSKSANDVCSLSENKPVKRVENQTGNSSREDLQLPHAGLSNGMDTTTTLTQRKKPTATFQSDNAMSVKVTYKDVTIRFPFSLSSGKIDLETEVEKRLKLVLIGSYSIKYEDEDNDWIAITCDSDLEYGMHTLRSLGRTTMKMLVEPLN comes from the exons ATGCCTATTGAACTGAAATTTTCTTACAGAAAACGAGGTGATGGCATTAATCGGTGGGTTTTTTGGACTCAGCATAATGGTGATGAGTTGAACCAAGTTAAATCCCTCTTTCCAGTTCTCA gaggttatgagttcgagccgtggaaacaacctcctgtagaaatgcaag GAGATTCTACTCAACCTGATACAAATGGTGACAGTCAATTGAACAGATTGACAATCAAGAATCTAGTCGAGCTTCTTGATGTTCAAGGTACTTGTTTGATTCAATTTTGGGCACCTATAAGGATTAACAGTGGGAAGACTTTCTTAACAACAGCAGACCAGCCTTTTGCTTTTAATGGCAAGATTCACGAGGGTCTGTGGGCGTACAGGCGCGTATCTCTTCTCACAATAGCGTCCGTGGACTCCACAGAGATCGATGAAACTAAACGCGTCCATGTTCATGGCCGTCCAGCGCGCGTCTTCAGAAGTGGAATGCCTGAATTCAGCCCTCATGTCAGATACTATTACATGGATGAATACCCTTTGCGCAATTTCGCAATGTGTTTGGGAGTAGGTAGCTATTGGACTTTGCCAGTGTTTGAGAGTTCAGGTGACCGTTGCATTGGCGTACTGGAATATGCTTTCGAAGCAAATGTAGGTCTTGATCTTTACTCTACCTTAGACTGTCTCATCAACAATCACAGAATACTTAAG ACAATGGGTCTAGCTCTCATTCCTTCATGGTTAGCATGCTCGCAAGAG ATACAAGAAGTATGGGAGCAAGAACTTGCTAAAGTAAAGGAGGCCTTGGAAGTAACATGTAAGACTCACAGGTTACTCTTTGCTCAAACTTGGATTTCTGTGCTTGATTCAAGTAGAACACAAATGTTGATCACCTCGCCCCCAACCAAATATTGGAGTGAAGAGATAACGTCTCTTGAATTTTTGGCTGTTAGTGACCTACATCATGTACGGATTGGTCAAGGATTGGTTGGAAAAGTGCTTTCATCAAAGGGTTCATGTTTTTGCAGAGATATAACTCAATTGAGCATAGATTTTTACCCCTTCGTACCAATTGCACGCTGTGCTGGATTTACCGCCTGTTTTGCAATTTTTGTGAGACTGAATAGTGCATGCCACATGGTACTAGAATTCTTTTTACCTAATGATGAGACGCTCGATAGAAATCCACAAAGTTTCTTGAGCAAGCTATTAGCCACAATTCGAGAGCAACTTCCGAGCTTTTTCCTTGATTCAGGACCAAGCCTGTTTGTTGAGGTTATCAGAACTGCTCCTGTTGATGAGCTTGATTCCTTTGAGATAAGCCAACTACAACAAGGGGTTCGATCAAAGGGAAACGAAAAGATGGTGCTTTTTGATTCGTTGAATCAAGATTCCGCTGATTTAGGACCTTCGAGTTCAACTGACATAGGAGCTCATCACATGGAAATTGCAAAGGATACTCCTGATAACGGAGAAGAAACTGTGCTGCCAGATTCAGCACACAAACAAGGAGTTGAGGAAGCTGATGCAATGGACAAAGAAAAGAGTTCTGTAGATTTCATACTTGCAACATCATTTGCTGTTTCAGAGAAAAAATTGCAGCAAAACTTGTCTACTGATAAAGCTTCGCTTGATGAAAAACTTGATTCCTTCGAAATAGGCCATCGTCAACTTCCCTCGATGGTACAATATGACACCATCAATCAAATATTTGGTTTTGATCCTTCAAGTTCATCTGATTTAGAAGAAATTATAACTGCGGATTATGGACGTGATACTCAATTGAATCTTCAGTCAAAGAAGAGAGGAGAAAGTACACAGCCAGATTTGGCACATCAGCAGAGAGTGGAGGAAGCTGATGTAGGCGACAAACGAAGGCATTCTGTGCACGTCGAAGAGAATGCAAATTCCCATAATTGTCCAGAGAAACATAAAAGGATAAAGAGGATAGAAAAGGAGTATGGTATTAGTCGTAGTGTTCTAGAAGAACAATTTGGAAAGAAACTTTCTGATGCTGCAAAGAGTTTAGGAG TTGCTCGAAGTACCTTGAAGCGGATGTGCAGAGACTACGATATATACAGGTGGCCACGTAGTAAGTCTGCAAATGATGTATGCTCGCTTTCTGAAAACAAACCAGTAAAAAGAGTTGAAAACCAGACGGGGAATTCCAGTCGAGAAGACCTGCAGCTACCACATGCTGGTCTGTCTAATGGAATGGATACAACTACGACGTTGACTCAGAGGAAGAAACCTACGGCTACATTTCAGAGTGACAACGCCATGAGCGTAAAGGTAACTTACAAAGATGTGACTATAAGGTTTCCGTTCTCTCTTTCATCGGGGAAAATTGATTTGGAAACAGAAGTTGAAAAGAGATTGAAATTAGTACTTATTGGAAGTTATTCTATCAAGTATGAAGATGAAGATAACGATTGGATTGCAATAACTTGCGATTCAGATTTAGAGTATGGAATGCACACTTTAAGATCATTAGGAAGAACTACAATGAAGATGTTGGTTGAGCCCTTGAATTGA
- the LOC104086579 gene encoding uncharacterized protein isoform X1, producing MDNPNNIELEGGKFLLKLIQESKDEPTKMATKLYVILQHMRSSGKEDSMPFKVIARAMETIVKQHGLDIEALTSSRHPVTVGAQVGEVALSQVAGSLQRVEVTRNMTVNFLGNEMVKADVYASNGAVSGSSGSGHGIYRASGIHISGHPRSATEATQDRGDAMQSGILFDMPNSFEIGQYQPAAVATLDNGDTMQLDAFFDVRDFIEFGQPLSATKDKGDANLVDSNQTTTTGIADNRRHSPTLDDDVARSPPGLELGIGTQIVQLGSEHHQVDDVEVDARDLQRNVVHADLEKQNKTKRIKREYGITLEVLKQHFGKKLTDAANSLGVARSTLKRICRDYEIYRWPRVKSRKHNCSLSQEELLQVDRQPSDSGVRHQQYVDFSPRSGPKSATNSKELHVTMQSENFISVKVTYGNRTVRFPLSFSSGKRDLEEEVEKRIKLVGNSSIRYEDEEKDLILITCDSDLHYAMHTLRSLGRTIIKMLVEIEPGTTIT from the exons ATGGACAATCCAAATAATATTGAGCTGGAGGGTGGAAAGTTTCTGCTTAAGCTTATTCAAGAGTCTAAAGACGAGCCGACAAAAATGGCTACAAAGCTTTATGTG ATTTTACAACATATGAGATCCAGCGGGAAGGAAGACTCAATGCCCTTTAAAGTAATAGCAAG GGCTATGGAGACTATTGTCAAGCAACATGGTCTGGATATTGAAGCTTTAACATCATCACGTCATCCTGTGACCGTGGGAGCACAAGTAGGAGAAGTTGCACTATCACAAGTAGCTG GGTCTTTACAGAGGGTTGAGGTCACAAGAAACATGACAGTAAATTTTCTGGGAAATGAGATGGTTAAAGCAGATGTATATGCTTCTAACGGTGCAGTTAGTGGTTCCAGTGGCAGCGGACATGGTATTTATCGAGCATCTGGAATCCACATAAGTG GTCATCCTCGATCAGCTACAGAGGCTACACAGGATAGAGGAGATGCAATGCAATCTGGTATCCTATTTGACATGCCCAATTCTTTTGAAATAGGCCAATATCAACCAGCCGCAGTGGCTACACTGGATAATGGAGATACAATGCAACTTGATGCATTTTTTGACGTGCGTGACTTTATTGAGTTTGGCCAACCTCTATCAGCTACAAAGGATAAAGGAGATGCAAATCTTGTAGACTCGAATCAAACAACTACAACCGGTATTGCTGATAACAGAAGACATTCTCCTACTTTAGACGATGATGTTGCTAGATCTCCACCCGGATTGGAATTGGGGATAGGGACACAGATTGTGCAGCTAGGTTCAGAACATCATCAAGTAGATGATGTAGAAGTTGATGCGAGGGACCTCCAAAGGAATGTAGTACATGCTGATTTGGAGAAGCAAAACAAAACGAAGAGGATAAAAAGAGAATACGGAATAACTCTGGAGGTTCTAAAGCAACATTTTGGGAAGAAGCTTACTGATGCTGCTAACAGCTTGGGGG TTGCACGAAGTACATTGAAGCGCATATGTAGAGACTATGAGATTTACCGGTGGCCACGTGTTAAATCAAGAAAGCATAATTGCTCCCTCTCTCAAGAGGAGTTACTACAAGTTGATAGACAACCTTCAGATTCTGGTGTGAGACACCAACAATATGTTGATTTTTCTCCTAGAAGTGGCCCAAAATCCGCAACAAATTCAAAGGAATTGCATGTTACCATGCAAAGTGAGAATTTCATAAGCGTTAAGGTAACTTATGGAAATCGAACAGTGAGGTTCCCACTCTCATTTTCATCAGGGAAAAGGGATTTGGAAGAAGAAGTAGAAAAGAGAATAAAGTTAGTTGGAAATTCGTCGATCAGGTATGAAGATGAAGAGAAAGATTTGATACTGATAACTTGTGATTCGGACTTGCACTATGCAATGCACACATTAAGATCATTAGGTAGGACCATCATAAAGATGTTGGTGGAGATTGAACCTGGGACTACAATCACATAA
- the LOC104086579 gene encoding uncharacterized protein isoform X2 — MDNPNNIELEGGKFLLKLIQESKDEPTKMATKLYVILQHMRSSGKEDSMPFKVIARAMETIVKQHGLDIEALTSSRHPVTVGAQVGEVALSQVAGSLQRVEVTRNMTVNFLGNEMVKADVYASNGAVSGSSGSGHGIYRASGIHISGHPRSATEATQDRGDAMQSGILFDMPNSFEIGQYQPAAVATLDNGDTMQLDAFFDVRDFIEFGQPLSATKDKGDANLVDSNQTTTTGIADNRRHSPTLDDDVARSPPGLELGIGTQIVQLGSEHHQVDDVEVDARDLQRNVVHADLEKQNKTKRIKREYGITLEVLKQHFGKKLTDAANSLGGKLMHYT, encoded by the exons ATGGACAATCCAAATAATATTGAGCTGGAGGGTGGAAAGTTTCTGCTTAAGCTTATTCAAGAGTCTAAAGACGAGCCGACAAAAATGGCTACAAAGCTTTATGTG ATTTTACAACATATGAGATCCAGCGGGAAGGAAGACTCAATGCCCTTTAAAGTAATAGCAAG GGCTATGGAGACTATTGTCAAGCAACATGGTCTGGATATTGAAGCTTTAACATCATCACGTCATCCTGTGACCGTGGGAGCACAAGTAGGAGAAGTTGCACTATCACAAGTAGCTG GGTCTTTACAGAGGGTTGAGGTCACAAGAAACATGACAGTAAATTTTCTGGGAAATGAGATGGTTAAAGCAGATGTATATGCTTCTAACGGTGCAGTTAGTGGTTCCAGTGGCAGCGGACATGGTATTTATCGAGCATCTGGAATCCACATAAGTG GTCATCCTCGATCAGCTACAGAGGCTACACAGGATAGAGGAGATGCAATGCAATCTGGTATCCTATTTGACATGCCCAATTCTTTTGAAATAGGCCAATATCAACCAGCCGCAGTGGCTACACTGGATAATGGAGATACAATGCAACTTGATGCATTTTTTGACGTGCGTGACTTTATTGAGTTTGGCCAACCTCTATCAGCTACAAAGGATAAAGGAGATGCAAATCTTGTAGACTCGAATCAAACAACTACAACCGGTATTGCTGATAACAGAAGACATTCTCCTACTTTAGACGATGATGTTGCTAGATCTCCACCCGGATTGGAATTGGGGATAGGGACACAGATTGTGCAGCTAGGTTCAGAACATCATCAAGTAGATGATGTAGAAGTTGATGCGAGGGACCTCCAAAGGAATGTAGTACATGCTGATTTGGAGAAGCAAAACAAAACGAAGAGGATAAAAAGAGAATACGGAATAACTCTGGAGGTTCTAAAGCAACATTTTGGGAAGAAGCTTACTGATGCTGCTAACAGCTTGGGGGGTAAACTTATGCACTACACTTAA